Proteins from a single region of Penaeus monodon isolate SGIC_2016 chromosome 12, NSTDA_Pmon_1, whole genome shotgun sequence:
- the LOC119579745 gene encoding serine/threonine-protein kinase pkn2-like: MAFEAEFLDLMASAGIQTVDADVRTEKKDFDEDFFQIVDSLGIQRDASLSIPRRLLEAEVNSFVRFCVDFHMTLLSAEQLRSCLGVAPRQLGKGGFGTTFLNLEKELVVKQAQSLEKFRTFIVEAKAMTLLAEHDGFQRLVGVCPERMCLVTRYAGHTLDAHVVGRMHTEQRMSVVRQVCNIVQSMHKHGLAHNDIKPANVCVRMGAGGARVTVIDFGLTMVAGTLPRLGIQWNPRLPYAPEICGSERKGPCGSLSDVYAVGKLLLLVFSGK; encoded by the exons AGGCCGAATTCCTCGATCTCATGGCATCAGCAGGGATCCAAACTGTCGACGCAGACGTGCGCACAGAAAAAAAGGATTTCGACGAGGATTTCTTCCAAATCGTCGACTCCCTGGGCATCCAGAGAGACGCAAGCCTCAGCA TCCCGAGGAGGTTGCTCGAGGCAGAAGTCAACTCGTTCGTACGCTTCTGCGTGGACTTCCACATGACACTTCTGTCTGCTGAGCAACTCCGCAGCTGCCTGGGCGTGGCGCCCAGGCAACTGGGCAAGGGCGGCTTCGGCACCACCTTCCTAAACCTTGAGAAGGAGCTGGTGGTGAAACAGGCCCAGAGCCTCGAGAAGTTCCGCACCTTCATCGTGGAAGCGAAGGCGATGACGCTGCTGGCCGAACACGACGGGTTCCAGCGCCTCGTGGGCGTGTGTCCGGAGAGGATGTGCCTGGTCACCAGGTACGCCGGCCACACCCTCGACGCCCACGTGGTCGGCCGCATGCACACGGAGCAAAGGATGTCTGTTGTGAGGCAGGTGTGCAACATCGTGCAAAGCATGCACAAGCACGGCCTCGCTCACAACGACATCAAGCCAGCCAACGTGTGCGTGCGGATGGGCGCGGGGGGAGCCCGGGTCACCGTCATTGACTTCGGTCTGACCATGGTGGCCGGGACGCTGCCGAGGCTGGGGATCCAGTGGAACCCGCGCCTGCCCTACGCCCCCGAGATCTgcgggagcgagagaaagggccCGTGCGGCAGCCTCTCCGACGTGTACGCCGTGGGCAAGCTGCTGCTGTTGGTGTTCAGCGGGAAGTAG